The sequence below is a genomic window from Cataglyphis hispanica isolate Lineage 1 chromosome 13, ULB_Chis1_1.0, whole genome shotgun sequence.
aataattcctaaTAATCGTCTAATCGGAAATTGGAAGCCTCAGTGATTTAACTCGTCTTTCTCAAGAacttgagaaaataaattatggtcCATTTAATTTCTCCGCTctcttgcaattttaatagataattttcttcCGGTTCTTAATGAAAgtgaattaaatcaaaatatttcgcttGTGTTTCAGCGTGATAATGTCCTCCGGGGAACCATCACCTCCGGCGCAGGCATCGGTATCCACAACGAGTTTCGATGTGCTGGACAACGCGAGACTGATCAATGCCGTTCCTATAACATCGCAACCATCGAAGCCCAGCGGGGACAATACCGATACCGAGGCGATAGAGGAAGCGGTGCCGATCGTACAGACGACTTTACCCGTGCCCGAGTCGAAACCAGAGATCGAGAGAAACGGTCTTGACGTGGACACGAAGAAGTCCCCCGACGAGCCGGACGTTTCCTGTCTCATCAATTGCCTTTACTACACACAACAGTGCTGCGATTGCACGATAGTCTGAGATCGTTTGAGATCCTTAGTTAAATAAATGCCGAGGAAAGGAACGTCCCGTGACTCCCCGATTCGATTTTTAAGATCTCGAGACGTTCTTCTCTTCggcgcaaaatttaaaatctgattATGCAATAAGTATCGCGCGCTGTGAGGATACTTTGTGATATATCAGAGAAGTATGGGAGAAAATCCTCGCGGCGtgacatgtaaaaaattttataaataaatatatgaatgaatGTGCGTGCGCGTGATGCTCGCAGTTACACCCAAATTTTGAATGctgttgtataatatttcgagcacccgttattcgattaaatgcAATCTAAGAAACACatatatgtgaataattaacttatatttttagagcGCACGCTTCAACGGAAATGTTTATCGTAATTGCAAATATCCACTGCCATTGTACCACGTATTCGTGGTAAACCGTAATGGTAGATCGTAAAGAACGTGAGACATTACAAAAGTCAGTTATTAGTTCATAAGCATCTTTTCGCATATGTTATAGAACAAATTATTTCCTATTAAATGTCTTCCTTACAACCTGAAGTCAATGACGTTAATGACGCGAATTTGACAGTATTGTGACagtttgtaattattacaggcattaattaaaataatctcaaacAGCATTCCGATATGTTGGTATAAGGATGCATTTATTGCAAACGAAGAGTAATTTTCGAGATTCTTTTTCGTTAATGCGCCAGTAAttagaagtaataatatttctataatgcaGCTGATGATTAAAtcgaattttgttttatactgTAACAGTAGCATATTCATTCTATCTGCTTCTTACTATCTGatagcatatatatagcatGATTTATAGACTGCAATTTATAACGCGGGATACATGTCCTTGCAATATATATCGTAGtctattttttatgagataatTGAAATCGATgtctgaaattatttatgaattaacataaatgaaaaaaactaaatggttgaaaataaactatataaaaaggaGGATGATTAGAAACTAAAATGAGTGTAAAATgtacattatacattttttcttgactttttcatacttttagacatgatgtaattttatgttatacttttttgaaaatcatcGGGATTTATCTTAATGAATTGTAATTGTACATAATGCAAGAATCTTTTCTTTGCGCTCACGCCTACACGAATCTAGGTGTGATCAATTTCGCTAAACTGGAGTCTTTTTAATAAgatcataaatgaaaaaaagcatttgaatatattcatatatataagaagCATTCTTTGCTACAAGTTGCTactaatagataatattaaaaatataaatacacaactatttaaataatttaaacaatttaaaaattttctgcctatattttacaataatgtaaatttctatCAAGATTGTGATTTAATCATCGCCGTATTGTATTAATGGCCTAATGTAGTAGTCGCAAACAGatatttgctattttatgtaaatattcatataaatatatatatatatatatatatatatatatatataattatatttatattatataattataattatacaatattattataattatataaatatttatataatcggaGATtgcaagtatatttataataatcggaGATTGCAAGTatacaatgtaatttattcataGATGAAGACtagattatttttgtaatataagatTCGAATTTAATATGAAGACTgcactaaataataattttttttatatgtattgtgtATTCTTAGAAATGATGTGCACAACTAAAGTTAGAAGTTttgtgaaaagaatatatgggTAAGTACAATATGTGCTAAAAGAAGTTctgtctaattttattatctacacAATAAGTAGAAATCAATAacctatatattttcaaaaacacTAATAGCATCTATCAATGATTTGCCATATTTAAGCGTATAGTATATAGACGCGAATAAGATTGCATTTATTCATAGctgaatatttaaagaaactgatttaaaaatagttatttactGCATGGTTTCAAATCAtctgtaattttttgtatttttgccATAATATTCGAGCATTAAGTAAATTTGTGgctacttatatatattatatttatatgatcttGTTTTGTATCATAAATGGATTTCTCTTTAGAAAAGAATCCTATTGAGAACTTCACAAATTGAGAAAGTTTATTACGTCGCGAGAAGtttaagaaacttttattGCAGAAACGATCAATAATGGGCATTTAAGCAATCATTTAACGGATATTAGGAATTAAGGATTTTAGGATAAGAAATTCAGATTTCACATAGTTTTGCGCGTTATGATTCGTATACGGGTAACGGATGACCTTCTGAATTGAATACCCACCGATCCAAATCTATCAATTGTCTAGTGTCATCAAATAACAagtacaagtattttaaagtttcGGCGAACCAAAAACTTTCTGTCATATCTTGTTGACGAGTTTGTTGAACATTCCGGACATTACCAATACTTGTGTAGCCATTTTCGACTTTGGTATAATTCTCAAAAGCCTATTGAGATGTGTTTTACATTAGAGatgtataaaatgaaaattttcaggAGAGAGTTATGTAACACACTCACCTGAAATATCTGCCAACCCCAATCTTGGTAAGTTTTATTTCCCGTGAAATaccacatataaaataaactttcaatAAACTCGGGCCTCAATAAATTATGAGCATCGTTCGTTTTTACGTACATATCCATTTGATTATAACCCTCCACTTTCTACAGAATCAAATGTGGCTTATGAATCTTTTTGATATATGATGTGAAGAGAAtggatgttttattttatattttttaatcgaattacgaatatgaattttttgtaaacttacttgtatattaaaataagtaatttcaGGTGCGAGAAACGTTGGTTGGATTGCATACGTTTGATAACAAGTCTTAACTATTTCTTCTGCAAGAGTATTATGTGTCGTCAACAATCCGTGATGCGCACCTAACGCTAAAGTACCTCCTAAATAGCATGTGAGGTGatcctataatataaatttatacaatgttacatttgtgtgtgtgtgtgtgtgtgattattttccattctatttatttaccaTTTTTGGTCTTATTTCTTTGTTGGCGCCAACCAATTCAgcgatgaataaatatttattaaccgCTGTATATTTAACGAGATGTTTTTGTGTTCCGGCAATACCTAACAAGTAATCGTCTcgtaaactaaaaaaaaaatattaaaaaatataagactagttgaaaatttattccacACGATAACTTCTAATGTATACTAACTAGTCTATAGTTTTTCCAGTTTGTAACCACTGTTTTAATAAGTATTCATAATAACTATCACCGCGAGCTCCTAACGTAATTGTTGCATATTCTCGAAACTGACCAGTATTAGCATTAATAAAGATGGGAACTAAGCCATCGTATTTTTCTAACTTATGTACATGTTCGGAAACTTTTCTCACTGCAgcctgaaaaaataatgaattaaatatctgCTGCATAAATTGCTTAAAAGATCATTGCAATCACTAAAATTACCTCAAACTTAGGTTGTCCTGTACTACGACTAAGATCGCGAAATTCTAATTGAATCGAAGTAACTTCGCTTGTACTACTATCAGGCCCCCATTTGGGACTATGCGCACTTCTAGTGCCAAGATTCACATCGGAATATGGGACACCTGATCTGGTAGAAAATGCTGGCATCATGCGATCACCTAAATCCATCTTGGACATCGCCATTAAattgagattaatatttatatacatcaagATTCTGGTAgaataaactaattaaaagaataaattcttttaaatccaTTACTTACagctttgtttaaaaaaagcgTATCACCAGAAAGATGATATGCCGCCAATAAACCACCTAATACTCTAATTGTaacttcaaataaattaacatccCTATTCAATGTAAACACTAAACTATCTTCCACCCATTTCCTTGCCCTTGAAAATTCTgaaacatgataaaaaaattgtttcttttttcactaccacacaagatattttaaaatttaatcactaTTCATACACACCATCATTTAAtcccattatatatatagtatccaACGAGTCTACTATAGTAAGACCTAAACCAAACCATTCGTGATATCTCCTCGATATTGGCTTAACATTATCGTGACCCCAAGCATATTTCTTATACCCATCCCAGGAATGCTTAAACGCAGCTACAACAGCTTCTTGCCTACTATTTTGAGGACCTAAAAATGAGAGCTGACCTGAGTTTCATaacttaaacatatatttttgtaatttaatctaattataattatatattatatatatatatttttttttcttgaattataaTCTACCATTAAATTTGAGAATGTTTGGTTTTGGCTGTGGTGGTTCACCAATTTGATCATCATCAACTTGATTAATCTCTGGTTGAAACTCAGGCTCCTCAATTACTTCACCAGGTGCAGCACCCTGTTCATCATTATCTACAACTTCGTCAACTGCCTGTAGAATAAAAAGggattcgatatttttttcaacatggATTTAAAACTGCTCTCATCATT
It includes:
- the LOC126854231 gene encoding endoplasmic reticulum mannosyl-oligosaccharide 1,2-alpha-mannosidase → MFSPKDSSKSDYISLNIHDSSSFARGTSRSLWRQWNQLSRFQRNILYFAVITVILVIFYLLPSETKAGTSDEVDYNNVEVVQETAKYEKAVDEVVDNDEQGAAPGEVIEEPEFQPEINQVDDDQIGEPPQPKPNILKFNGPQNSRQEAVVAAFKHSWDGYKKYAWGHDNVKPISRRYHEWFGLGLTIVDSLDTIYIMGLNDEFSRARKWVEDSLVFTLNRDVNLFEVTIRVLGGLLAAYHLSGDTLFLNKAMDLGDRMMPAFSTRSGVPYSDVNLGTRSAHSPKWGPDSSTSEVTSIQLEFRDLSRSTGQPKFEAAVRKVSEHVHKLEKYDGLVPIFINANTGQFREYATITLGARGDSYYEYLLKQWLQTGKTIDYLRDDYLLGIAGTQKHLVKYTAVNKYLFIAELVGANKEIRPKMDHLTCYLGGTLALGAHHGLLTTHNTLAEEIVKTCYQTYAIQPTFLAPEITYFNIQKVEGYNQMDMYVKTNDAHNLLRPEFIESLFYMWYFTGNKTYQDWGWQIFQAFENYTKVENGYTSIGNVRNVQQTRQQDMTESFWFAETLKYLYLLFDDTRQLIDLDRWVFNSEGHPLPVYES